One region of Pan paniscus chromosome 5, NHGRI_mPanPan1-v2.0_pri, whole genome shotgun sequence genomic DNA includes:
- the MAS1 gene encoding proto-oncogene Mas, with translation MDGSNVTSFVVEEPTNISTGRNASVGNAHRQIPIVHWVIMSISPVGFVENGILLWFLCFRMRRNPFTVYITHLSIADISLLFCIFILSIDYALDYELSSGHYYTIVTLSVTFLFGYNTGLYLLTAISVERCLSVLYPIWYRCHRPKYQSALVCALLWALSCLVTTMEYVMCIDREEESHSRSDCRAVIIFIAILSFLVFTPLMLVSSTILVMKIRKNTWASHSSKLYIVIMVTIIIFLIFAMPMRLLYLLYYEYWSTFGNLHHISLLFSTINSSANPFIYFFVGSSKKKRFKESLKVVLTRAFKDEMQPRRQEDNCNTVTVETVV, from the coding sequence ATGGATGGGTCAAACGTGACATCATTTGTTGTTGAGGAACCCACGAACATCTCAACTGGCAGGAACGCCTCAGTCGGGAATGCACATCGGCAAATCCCCATCGTGCACTGGGTCATTATGAGCATCTCCCCAGTGGGCTTTGTTGAGAATGGGATTCTCCTCTGGTTCCTGTGCTTCCGGATGAGAAGAAATCCCTTCACTGTCTACATCACCCACCTATCTATCGCAGACATCTCACTGCTCTTCTGTATTTTCATCTTGTCTATCGACTATGCTTTAGATTATGAGCTTTCTTCTGGCCATTACTACACAATTGTCACATTATCAGTGACTTTTCTGTTTGGCTACAACACGGGCCTCTATCTGCTGACGGCCATTAGTGTGGAGAGGTGCCTGTCAGTCCTTTACCCCATCTGGTACCGATGCCATCGCCCCAAGTACCAGTCGGCATTGGTCTGTGCCCTTCTGTGGGCTCTTTCTTGCTTGGTGACCACCATGGAGTATGTCATGTGCATCGACAGAGAAGAAGAGAGTCACTCTCGGAGTGACTGCCGGGCAGTCATCATCTTTATAGCCATCCTGAGCTTCCTGGTCTTCACACCCCTCATGCTGGTGTCCAGCACCATCTTGGTCATGAAGATCCGGAAGAACACGTGGGCTTCCCATTCCTCCAAGCTTTACATAGTCATCATGGTCACCATCATTATATTCCTCATCTTCGCTATGCCCATGAGACTCCTTTACCTGCTGTACTATGAGTATTGGTCGACCTTTGGGAACCTACACCACATTTCCCTGCTCTTCTCCACAATCAACAGTAGCGCCAACCCTTTCATTTACTTCTTTGTGGGAAGCAGTAAGAAGAAGAGATTCAAGGAGTCCTTAAAAGTTGTTCTGACCAGGGCTTTCAAAGATGAAATGCAACCTCGGCGCCAGGAAGACAATTGTAATACGGTCACAGTTGAGACTGTCGTCTAA